The following are from one region of the Nitrososphaerota archaeon genome:
- the fusA gene encoding elongation factor EF-2, translating to ESEIGKAILNCDDNGPAVMMIVNMAMDPAAGPVAIGRLFSGTLKDGMPVHLIDTKREGKIQSVNFFMGNQREMVGELGAGNIPALLGLTEARAGQTLSTVKDVSIFEGIKYVSEPVVQIAVEAKYPKDLPKLVEALRRITIEDPNLVVKINEESGETVIAGMGVLHLEIATSLIADAGVQIVTSQPLINYRETIQNESEVVMSKSPNRHNKIFMKIEPLEPEIADMIRAGQLSEMKDKKEMENVLKSKGWDTDTAKRVMRFDSRGNIMINGTKGVQFIQESSDSILSGFEEVMKEGPLAKEQVRNCKFTFTHFVPHEDTAHRGLSQLSPASRRACMAAMLKANPILLEPMLGIEVRVPQDMIGNVATVLSGKRGKVLDMQQKGITSIITGEIPASETFDISEVMRGQTAGKAMWNTHFKAWTPMPKSIQANLIADTRKRKGLSPEPPTADEFIDKE from the coding sequence GAATCCGAGATTGGCAAAGCAATTCTGAATTGCGATGACAATGGTCCTGCGGTAATGATGATTGTAAACATGGCAATGGATCCTGCGGCAGGTCCGGTAGCAATTGGAAGATTGTTCTCGGGCACACTCAAAGACGGAATGCCAGTGCATCTAATTGATACTAAACGAGAGGGAAAAATCCAATCTGTGAACTTTTTCATGGGCAACCAGAGAGAAATGGTCGGGGAATTGGGAGCAGGAAACATTCCGGCGTTGCTTGGACTAACTGAAGCTCGAGCGGGACAGACATTATCTACTGTTAAAGACGTTTCAATCTTTGAAGGAATCAAATATGTCTCAGAGCCTGTCGTACAAATCGCAGTCGAGGCAAAATATCCTAAAGACCTGCCAAAACTAGTCGAGGCACTGCGAAGAATCACAATCGAGGATCCAAACCTTGTAGTCAAAATCAACGAGGAATCTGGCGAAACAGTGATTGCCGGAATGGGCGTCTTACACCTAGAAATTGCCACATCACTAATTGCTGATGCAGGCGTGCAGATTGTAACATCACAACCACTCATCAACTATAGAGAAACAATTCAGAATGAATCTGAAGTGGTAATGTCAAAATCGCCAAACAGACACAACAAGATTTTCATGAAAATAGAACCACTAGAGCCAGAAATTGCAGACATGATTCGTGCAGGGCAATTATCTGAAATGAAGGACAAAAAGGAAATGGAAAACGTCCTCAAATCAAAGGGCTGGGACACCGATACCGCAAAGCGTGTAATGAGATTTGATTCTCGAGGAAACATTATGATCAACGGCACCAAAGGTGTCCAGTTTATTCAGGAATCATCTGATTCCATTCTGTCTGGATTCGAAGAGGTAATGAAGGAAGGACCGCTTGCAAAAGAGCAGGTCAGAAACTGCAAGTTCACATTTACTCACTTTGTACCCCACGAGGACACTGCACACAGGGGTCTATCACAATTATCGCCGGCATCAAGAAGAGCATGCATGGCAGCAATGCTCAAGGCAAATCCAATTCTGCTAGAGCCAATGCTTGGAATTGAGGTCAGAGTACCGCAAGACATGATTGGCAATGTTGCAACAGTGCTATCTGGAAAACGCGGCAAGGTGCTTGATATGCAACAAAAAGGCATCACCAGTATTATTACTGGAGAGATTCCGGCTTCAGAGACATTTGACATCTCAGAGGTAATGAGGGGACAGACTGCTGGAAAAGCAATGTGGAACACTCACTTTAAGGCATGGACTCCAATGCCAAAATCAATTCAGGCAAACCTGATTGCTGATACTCGAAAGAGAAAGGGTCTTTCACCAGAGCCACCAACGGCCGATGAATTCATAGACAAAGAGTAA
- a CDS encoding O-methyltransferase: MDKKIAKILDQLGKQARYEDKHYEKIPHENRMLAITEDTGLFYNGIIRAMKPKRILEIGLSVGYSTIWFAEAITNSSKIISLEQNPQKIARARHNFKQAGVSQKIQIIQGNAKQLLQKMLDDFKTKKARQYYDFVFIDADKENYPFYFKAGLAMLNKGGIICADNILYPTRYQKSIKKYLAMVMKNKSVQTIVIPIGNGQQFSVKTK, from the coding sequence ATGGACAAAAAAATTGCCAAAATACTGGACCAGCTAGGAAAGCAGGCAAGATACGAGGACAAGCACTATGAAAAGATCCCACACGAAAACAGGATGCTTGCAATTACTGAGGATACGGGACTATTCTACAATGGAATAATCCGGGCTATGAAGCCAAAGAGAATCCTGGAAATAGGACTATCTGTTGGATATTCTACAATTTGGTTTGCAGAGGCAATAACGAATTCCTCAAAGATAATTTCCCTAGAGCAAAACCCGCAAAAAATTGCTAGGGCAAGGCATAATTTCAAGCAGGCAGGAGTCTCGCAAAAAATCCAAATAATTCAGGGCAATGCAAAGCAGCTCCTGCAAAAAATGCTAGATGATTTTAAAACAAAAAAAGCCAGGCAATACTATGACTTTGTATTCATTGATGCAGACAAGGAAAACTATCCGTTTTATTTCAAGGCAGGACTGGCAATGCTAAACAAGGGCGGAATTATCTGCGCTGATAATATTTTGTATCCTACTAGATATCAAAAGTCCATAAAAAAATACCTGGCAATGGTCATGAAAAACAAAAGCGTCCAGACAATAGTCATTCCAATTGGAAACGGGCAGCAGTTTTCAGTTAAAACAAAGTAG
- a CDS encoding methyltransferase domain-containing protein — protein MPPKVLCQVWNIKIIVSNSPKELAQKFFTDTVSTYDSVAKYATLGQDKKWKSYIIKKIRGDSILDLACGTGILTRMIAQKFPKSQILGIDISQNYLDVAIKNSNFSNVSFLNQDAEKLSLEKKFDSIVSSYIPKYCDAKTLIQKCVIHLNKDGRIILHDFAYPKSKLVQKFWHALFAMLQICGKFIPSWSFAFANLPGLVKSSDWIEQYRAELKSAGFEVETKYFAFGCSCVITAILKQ, from the coding sequence ATGCCACCAAAAGTATTATGTCAAGTGTGGAATATCAAAATAATCGTGAGCAATTCCCCAAAAGAACTAGCACAAAAATTCTTTACAGATACTGTATCTACATATGATTCTGTAGCAAAATACGCCACACTGGGGCAGGATAAAAAATGGAAATCATACATTATAAAAAAAATCAGAGGCGATTCAATACTGGACCTAGCATGCGGAACAGGAATCCTAACCAGAATGATTGCACAAAAATTCCCAAAATCGCAAATTTTGGGAATTGACATTTCACAAAACTATCTGGATGTAGCAATTAAAAATTCCAATTTTTCAAATGTGTCGTTTTTGAATCAGGATGCTGAAAAACTAAGCCTGGAAAAAAAATTTGACTCTATAGTATCATCATATATTCCAAAATACTGTGATGCCAAAACCCTAATTCAAAAATGCGTCATACATCTCAATAAAGACGGCAGGATTATCTTGCATGATTTTGCATATCCTAAAAGTAAGCTGGTGCAAAAATTCTGGCATGCATTATTTGCAATGCTGCAAATTTGTGGCAAATTCATTCCCAGCTGGTCGTTTGCATTTGCAAATCTTCCCGGGCTTGTAAAATCCTCTGACTGGATAGAGCAATACAGAGCAGAGCTAAAATCCGCTGGATTTGAGGTGGAAACAAAGTATTTTGCATTTGGATGCAGTTGTGTAATTACTGCAATTCTAAAACAATAA
- a CDS encoding 2-isopropylmalate synthase codes for MAKYRKYITKGILESLHKVPGHSKAPIRRTLMLGKSQIPESKIHLAVHEVNATRKKIPPYTTLHSHNVDEIDLIIPQGGKLVYQIQLEDETYKITAPCTVFIPKKLRHKANVVSGKGIFVCMIMSNKYKTF; via the coding sequence ATGGCAAAATACCGCAAATACATAACAAAAGGAATTCTAGAGTCTCTCCACAAGGTTCCGGGCCATTCAAAGGCGCCAATTCGCAGGACCCTGATGTTAGGCAAATCCCAGATTCCAGAGTCTAAAATCCACCTGGCAGTGCACGAGGTAAATGCAACTCGGAAAAAAATTCCGCCATATACAACTCTGCACAGCCACAATGTAGATGAAATCGACCTGATAATTCCCCAAGGCGGTAAGCTGGTATATCAAATACAGCTAGAAGATGAAACTTACAAAATTACAGCACCGTGCACTGTGTTCATTCCAAAGAAATTACGCCACAAGGCAAATGTTGTCTCTGGCAAGGGAATCTTTGTGTGCATGATAATGTCCAACAAGTACAAGACCTTTTAG